Proteins encoded by one window of Chondromyces crocatus:
- a CDS encoding DUF3037 domain-containing protein: MASWSPTTIRWVSDPLASSTGAARVQTDQGPAYAKLLGNPEGPLALFCDWLGTHAAAWLGLPTFDLAVVEVTEPALVTYADGSTSCPGPALLARLEHGTTWGGTSDELAAIENPDIVSGLVVLDTWLLNSDRYRPEGAQTRKNLRNVFLSAERAAPGKHRLLAMDHTHAFACSRPLTTTLAHRDRARDARLYGHFPEFAPYLAPQHLAPFAARLRAFDRQLARRLLSTVPTAWRPTPDLVEAVATFLAERAHFLAENVHAMLAEQGHLLLRPPLAAQPASSSSTARAEPTAQDGLSDGQSTAMRLTRGFFSLLQFCPDLDRGECANVGVVLSLPERGFFGVRLSDDNRVPQRRFGRDGFDDARLTLAKRALEGRLRQEGPAWRSADDLLRFARKEGNHLILSAPRTVLLEDPRAELNGLYERLVHLDS, translated from the coding sequence ATGGCTTCCTGGTCCCCCACCACGATCCGCTGGGTGAGCGACCCCCTCGCCAGCAGCACCGGTGCTGCCCGCGTACAGACCGACCAAGGGCCCGCATACGCCAAGCTTCTCGGCAATCCCGAAGGCCCCCTGGCTCTCTTTTGCGACTGGCTCGGTACCCATGCGGCGGCGTGGCTCGGCCTTCCCACCTTCGACCTCGCCGTCGTCGAGGTCACCGAGCCCGCCCTCGTCACCTATGCCGACGGCTCCACCTCGTGCCCTGGCCCAGCGCTCCTCGCCCGCCTCGAACACGGCACCACCTGGGGCGGCACCTCCGACGAACTCGCAGCCATCGAGAACCCCGACATCGTCTCGGGCCTCGTCGTCCTCGACACCTGGCTCCTGAACTCCGACCGGTACCGCCCCGAGGGCGCACAGACCCGCAAGAACCTCCGCAACGTCTTCCTCAGCGCCGAGCGTGCAGCTCCGGGCAAGCACCGTCTCCTCGCCATGGACCACACCCACGCCTTCGCGTGCAGCAGGCCCCTGACGACGACCCTCGCCCACCGCGACCGCGCCCGCGACGCCCGCCTCTACGGCCACTTCCCCGAGTTCGCCCCCTACCTCGCCCCCCAGCACCTCGCCCCCTTCGCCGCCCGCCTCCGCGCCTTCGACCGCCAGCTCGCGCGGCGCCTGCTCTCCACCGTCCCGACGGCATGGCGCCCGACGCCGGACCTCGTCGAGGCCGTCGCCACCTTCCTTGCCGAACGTGCCCACTTCCTGGCCGAGAACGTCCACGCGATGCTCGCCGAGCAAGGCCATCTTCTCCTCCGACCTCCCCTCGCGGCGCAGCCCGCATCCTCATCATCCACAGCACGAGCCGAACCCACCGCTCAGGATGGCCTCTCGGATGGGCAGAGCACCGCGATGCGCCTCACCCGCGGCTTCTTCAGCCTTCTCCAGTTCTGCCCTGACCTGGACCGTGGCGAGTGCGCGAACGTCGGTGTGGTCCTGTCTCTGCCCGAGCGTGGCTTCTTCGGCGTCCGGCTGAGCGACGACAACCGCGTCCCGCAGCGTCGCTTCGGTCGCGATGGCTTCGATGACGCCCGCCTGACCCTTGCCAAGAGAGCCCTGGAAGGCCGCCTGCGGCAGGAGGGCCCTGCCTGGCGGAGCGCCGACGACCTCCTGCGTTTCGCCAGGAAAGAAGGCAACCACCTCATCCTGTCGGCACCCAGGACCGTCCTGCTGGAAGATCCTCGCGCCGAGCTGAACGGGCTCTACGAGCGGCTCGTCCACCTGGACTCGTAG
- a CDS encoding peptide chain release factor 3: MSDSTLLAREIARRKTFAIISHPDAGKTTLTEKLLLYGGAIQMAGAVKAKKARAHAVSDWMEMERERGISIVSSVLQFPYKGRQLNLVDCPGHADFSEDTYRALMATDAAIMLLDSAKGVEMQTKKLFRVCKLRQMPIFTFVNKMDRPGRDPFELIGEVEEVLGIGVYPVTWPIHASGKFRGVYHRELKQVFLFELVAHGAEIAPMEATTLDAPHLLEALGEEAVKQLRDDVELLEAAGDALDRDRLARGEVTPMFFGSALTNFGLPQFLDAFIELMPLPAPRNSDKGLIEPTDERFTAFVFKIQANMDRQHRDRLAFLRVCSGRYERGMKVRHVRTGREVRLTNPVQFMAQERTVVDDGYAGDIIGMFDPGLYLIGDTICTGSPVAYEPLPQFPPEHFARMAILDPMKRKQLKKGLEQLGQEGSIQLFRPPEGREGEAIVGTVGELQFDVVKARLAAEYGVDVRVERLSFSFARWVEGDTLPLAELENQLYGYGALDIRDNPVVLFKGDWQLESCVKAFPKTRFLELGNSITHV; encoded by the coding sequence GTGTCCGACTCAACGCTCCTTGCCCGCGAGATCGCCCGTCGCAAGACCTTCGCGATCATCTCCCATCCCGACGCTGGAAAGACCACCCTCACCGAGAAACTCCTCCTGTACGGTGGTGCCATTCAGATGGCCGGCGCCGTCAAGGCCAAGAAAGCCCGCGCCCACGCCGTCAGCGACTGGATGGAAATGGAGCGCGAGCGCGGCATCTCCATCGTCTCCAGCGTCCTCCAGTTCCCGTACAAGGGCCGACAGCTCAACCTCGTCGACTGCCCTGGCCACGCCGACTTCAGCGAGGACACCTACCGCGCCCTCATGGCCACCGACGCGGCCATCATGCTCCTCGACAGCGCCAAAGGCGTCGAGATGCAGACCAAGAAGCTCTTCCGCGTCTGCAAACTCCGCCAGATGCCCATCTTCACCTTCGTCAACAAGATGGATCGCCCTGGCCGCGACCCCTTCGAGCTGATCGGCGAAGTCGAAGAAGTCCTCGGCATCGGCGTCTACCCCGTCACCTGGCCCATCCACGCCAGCGGCAAGTTCCGCGGCGTCTACCACCGCGAACTCAAGCAGGTCTTCCTCTTCGAGCTCGTCGCCCACGGCGCCGAGATCGCCCCCATGGAGGCCACCACCCTCGACGCCCCCCACCTCCTCGAAGCCCTCGGCGAAGAGGCCGTCAAGCAGCTCCGCGACGACGTCGAGCTCCTCGAAGCGGCGGGCGACGCCCTCGACCGCGACCGCCTCGCCCGCGGCGAGGTCACCCCCATGTTCTTCGGCAGCGCCCTCACGAACTTCGGCCTCCCCCAGTTCCTGGACGCCTTCATCGAGCTCATGCCGCTTCCGGCCCCGCGCAACAGCGACAAGGGACTCATCGAGCCCACCGACGAACGCTTCACCGCCTTCGTCTTCAAGATCCAGGCGAACATGGATCGCCAGCACCGCGACCGCCTCGCCTTCCTCCGCGTCTGCTCTGGCCGCTACGAGCGCGGCATGAAGGTTCGCCACGTCCGCACGGGCCGCGAGGTACGCCTCACCAACCCCGTCCAGTTCATGGCCCAGGAGCGCACCGTCGTCGACGACGGCTACGCCGGCGACATCATCGGCATGTTCGACCCTGGCCTCTACCTCATCGGCGACACCATCTGCACTGGCTCCCCCGTCGCCTATGAGCCGCTTCCCCAGTTCCCACCGGAGCACTTCGCTCGCATGGCCATCCTCGACCCCATGAAGCGCAAGCAGCTCAAGAAGGGCCTCGAACAGCTCGGCCAGGAAGGATCCATCCAGCTCTTCCGACCCCCGGAGGGCCGCGAAGGCGAGGCCATCGTCGGCACCGTCGGCGAGCTCCAGTTCGACGTCGTGAAAGCTCGCCTCGCCGCCGAGTACGGCGTCGACGTTCGCGTCGAGCGCCTCTCCTTCAGCTTCGCCCGCTGGGTCGAAGGCGACACCCTTCCCCTCGCCGAGCTGGAGAACCAGCTCTACGGCTACGGCGCCCTCGACATCCGCGACAACCCCGTCGTCCTCTTCAAAGGCGACTGGCAGCTCGAGTCCTGCGTCAAAGCCTTCCCGAAGACCAGGTTCCTCGAACTCGGCAACAGCATCACCCACGTCTGA